In one window of Henckelia pumila isolate YLH828 chromosome 1, ASM3356847v2, whole genome shotgun sequence DNA:
- the LOC140874183 gene encoding uncharacterized protein — MANRRNPNNEDNQNNQFLAGLATLLQEQSRAQGEQIQQLIQAQEGGQNNNQPLLTNPIFKQFKDLGPQEFRGGADPLVAEEWVQSVETIFDYMQLTDADRGARSAVDMTTLTWNGFKDVFYGKYFTIITRTRLAREFLELRQGSMSIAEYVKKFERGRYYVPMISGNAAEELRHFTEGLNATIRRDVRLSGAQTYRATVNEAMLSENDGNDIIKESQAKRASYLGREQQGSSQKRPYQAPAQRRPQQQ, encoded by the exons ATGGCTAACCGTAGGAATCCAAACAATGAGGACAATCAGAATAACCAGTTTTTGGCTGGGTTGGCGACTCTGTTGCAAGAGCAGAGTAGAGCCCAAGGGGAACAGATTCAACAGTTAATCCAAGCACAAGAGGGAGGACAGAACAACAATCAGCCACTACTAACTAATCCGATCTTTAAACAGTTTAAGGATCTAGGGCCGCAGGAGTTTAGAGGAGGGGCTGATCCCCTTGTAGCCGAGGAATGGGTACAGTCAGTGGAGACCATTTTTGACTACATGCAGCTCACTGATGCAGACCGT GGAGCCCGTTCTGCTGTGGATATGACTACGttgacttggaatggattcaaagatgtgttctatgggaaatatttcacTATCATTACCAGGACTAGACTTGCTAGAGAATTCTTGGAGCTTCGCCAAGGGAGTATGTCCATTGCTGAGTATGTGAAAAAGTTTGAAAGGGGGAGGTATTATGTGCCCATGATTTCGGGTAATGCTGCAGAGGAGTTGAGGCATTTCACGGAGGGACTGAATGCCACTATTCGTCGTGATGTCAGATTGAGTGGGGCACAAACGTACCGAGCAACAGTCAATGAGGCTATGTTATCAGAGAATGATGGGAATGATATTATCAAAGAATCGCAAGCGAAAAGAGCCAGTTACCTAGGGAGAGAACAACAAGGGTCTAGTCAGAAGAGGCCGTACCAAGCCCCAGCTCAGAGGAGACCGCAGCAGCAGTAG